A region from the Bacillus thuringiensis genome encodes:
- the iolE gene encoding myo-inosose-2 dehydratase produces MFKENTVKLGIAPIAWTNDDMPELGAENTFEQCISEMALAGFNGSEVGNKYPRNTVVLKKSLELRNLEIASAWFSTFLTTKPLEETVAEFIKHRDFLHDMGAKVIVVSEQGHSIQGLMDVPLFKNKPVFTEEEWDKLADGLHHLGKLAQEKGLHIVYHHHMGTGVQTTAEIEKLMDMTDPELVSLLFDTGHLVFSGEEPLYILKKYLPRIKHVHLKDIRQEVVDTVKENELSFLQAVKNGAFTVPGDGVIGFDEVFTILANSDYQGWFVVEAEQDPALANPFEYALKARKFIQEKAGL; encoded by the coding sequence ATGTTTAAAGAAAATACAGTTAAGCTTGGGATTGCACCAATTGCTTGGACAAATGATGATATGCCGGAGCTAGGGGCAGAAAATACGTTTGAACAATGTATTAGTGAGATGGCACTAGCTGGATTTAATGGAAGTGAAGTAGGGAATAAATATCCGAGAAATACAGTTGTATTAAAAAAATCTTTGGAATTACGAAACTTGGAGATTGCTAGTGCATGGTTTAGTACGTTTTTAACAACGAAGCCGCTTGAAGAGACGGTAGCAGAATTTATTAAGCATAGGGATTTCTTGCATGACATGGGTGCAAAAGTCATCGTTGTTTCAGAGCAAGGGCATAGTATTCAGGGGCTAATGGATGTACCACTATTTAAAAATAAACCTGTTTTTACAGAAGAAGAATGGGACAAACTTGCGGATGGTTTACATCATCTCGGTAAATTGGCTCAGGAAAAGGGACTCCATATTGTATACCATCATCATATGGGTACGGGTGTTCAAACAACGGCAGAAATTGAAAAGTTAATGGACATGACTGATCCAGAGCTCGTATCTCTGCTTTTTGATACAGGTCATCTTGTTTTTTCAGGAGAAGAGCCACTTTATATTTTGAAAAAATATTTACCTCGTATTAAACACGTACATTTAAAAGATATTCGTCAAGAAGTAGTAGATACTGTAAAGGAAAACGAATTAAGTTTCCTACAGGCAGTGAAGAACGGGGCATTTACAGTACCCGGGGATGGCGTAATTGGATTTGATGAAGTGTTTACTATCCTTGCAAACTCTGATTATCAAGGGTGGTTTGTGGTAGAAGCAGAGCAAGACCCAGCTTTAGCGAATCCTTTTGAATACGCATTAAAAGCCCGAAAATTTATACAAGAAAAAGCAGGTCTGTAA
- a CDS encoding class II fructose-bisphosphate aldolase, translating into MPLVQMKDILIKANQENYGVGAFSVANMEMVMGAIKAAEELSSPLILQIAEVRLNHSPIHMIGPLMVAAAKKATVPVAVHFDHGMTFQKIQETLEIGFSSVMFDGSHYPLEENIQKTKEIVELAKQYGATVEAEIGRVGGSEDGSEDIEMLLTNTTEAKRFAEATEVDALAVAIGNAHGMYNGDPNLRLDRLQEINEVVHIPLVLHGGSGISPEHFKQCIQHGVRKINVATATFQNVITAVNTAVMNTPYSDYFTYHQDVIRAAYENVKNHMQIFGSENRV; encoded by the coding sequence ATGCCATTAGTTCAAATGAAAGATATTTTAATAAAAGCAAATCAAGAGAATTATGGGGTTGGGGCTTTTAGCGTCGCTAATATGGAAATGGTCATGGGAGCTATCAAAGCAGCTGAAGAGTTAAGCTCACCGCTTATTCTACAAATTGCGGAAGTTCGTTTGAATCATTCGCCAATTCATATGATTGGTCCATTGATGGTAGCTGCGGCGAAAAAAGCGACTGTTCCAGTAGCAGTTCACTTTGATCACGGTATGACATTTCAAAAGATTCAAGAGACATTAGAAATTGGTTTTAGTTCGGTTATGTTTGATGGCTCTCACTATCCGTTAGAAGAAAATATACAAAAGACAAAAGAAATTGTAGAACTTGCGAAACAGTACGGTGCGACGGTAGAGGCTGAGATTGGCAGAGTTGGTGGTAGTGAGGACGGATCAGAAGATATTGAGATGTTGCTGACAAATACTACAGAAGCAAAACGATTTGCAGAAGCAACAGAGGTAGATGCGTTAGCTGTTGCAATTGGAAATGCGCATGGTATGTACAATGGCGATCCTAATTTACGATTAGACCGCCTACAAGAGATTAATGAGGTAGTCCATATCCCACTCGTTTTACATGGCGGCTCTGGCATTAGTCCAGAGCATTTCAAGCAATGTATTCAACATGGTGTTCGAAAAATTAATGTAGCAACAGCCACATTTCAGAATGTAATTACTGCGGTTAACACTGCCGTCATGAATACTCCGTATTCAGATTACTTTACGTACCATCAGGATGTTATTAGGGCTGCATACGAAAACGTTAAGAATCATATGCAAATATTCGGAAGTGAAAACAGAGTATAA